The Scyliorhinus torazame isolate Kashiwa2021f chromosome 7, sScyTor2.1, whole genome shotgun sequence genome has a window encoding:
- the LOC140427328 gene encoding tumor necrosis factor ligand superfamily member 6-like — protein MQRRNLYSLQMLDGENPPSCHPTTAWPVPLQELRIEKKLGWLKVCHFVIISMLFIALTGLTFGTYYLHQLQQEVEGMKLKIDGTPQNRLEKQIGAEERTNKPKNEVKMAAHLTGKTTTDHSGRLKWEIYLGHAFLQGIQYKDGALVINETGQYFIYAKIYFRGMECETVLLQQTVVKRNEYYLNDLSLMKINVMNYCSGRGAWGKNTFQAGIFHLSEGVQLFVSVSHPGMVSTDELMTFFGAYKL, from the exons ATGCAGCGAAGGAACCTTTATTCTTTGCAAATGCTTGACGGTGAGAACCCCCCTTCTTGTCACCCGACAACTGCATGGCCTGTGCCCCTTCAAGAGCTCAGAATTGAGAAGAAATTGGGCTGGCTGAAAGTCTGCCATTTTGTGATTATCAGTATGCTTTTTATAGCACTGACTGGGCTTACGTTTGGTACATATTACTTACACCAACTCCAACAAGAAGTTGAGGGGATGAAGCTG AAAATTGATGGCACGCCACAGAATAGACTAGAGAAGCAAATTG GAGCTGAGGAGAGGACCAATAAGCCAAAGAATGAAGTTAAAATGGCTGCCCACCTCACAG GAAAAACAACAACTGATCATTCCGGAAGATTGAAGTGGGAGATTTATTTGGGTCATGCCTTTCTACAAGGGATTCAGTACAAGGATGGAGCGTTGGTCATCAATGAAACTGGACAGTACTTTATTTACGCAAAAATCTATTTCCGTGGAATGGAATGTGAGACAGTCCTGTTGCAACAAACTGTAGTCAAGCGCAATGAGTATTATCTAAACGACCTGAGTCTGATGAAAATCAACGTCATGAACTACTGCAGTGGCAGAGGAGCATGGGGGAAAAACACCTTTCAGGCAGGAATATTCCATCTGAGTGAAGGAGTGCAGCTGTTTGTCAGTGTCTCACATCCAGGAATGGTTAGTACTGATGAGTTGATGACTTTCTTTGGAGCATACAAGCTTTAG